Below is a genomic region from Hevea brasiliensis isolate MT/VB/25A 57/8 chromosome 3, ASM3005281v1, whole genome shotgun sequence.
ataatTTAGTAGCTAGATTTGCTCAAATCTTTAGAATACGAGGTTAACCAGTGCACGCGGCCGGCTGCCGGAAGagggatgaaaaaaaaaatgtacagAGAAATTAAGTTTTAGTTACCTTGACAAGAGAGTGTAAGCATTATCAAAGCAAGGAGAGTTCTTCCACTGCTCAGAATGTGATCTAAGGATTTCCCTGGCTTTTTCCTTCAAATAAGGTGAACAATCAGCTTGGATTATCATAAAAAGCTTTGACACAGCTTTAACGTTCAACATTTCTTGGAGCACCATGCTTGTTCCTGAGAACTTGCTTATCAATGCAAGGATCAAAACAGCTCGATCATCAGCTGCTGGAGACACGTTCAAGATCCTCTTTGCAACCACAGCAATTCCACCTCTGTGTCTCAAGAACTGTGCTCTTCCATCAGCACAAGAACATAGATGAAATAGTATGCCGAATATCATCTCCGTGGTTTTCTTCTCTGGTGATCTCCATTCAAGCTCGATCAGCTCGAAAACTGCACCAGATTCCACAATCATTACCCTATTTCTTCCCCAAGGACAAGCATCTAACAATACTTTTAAAGCAGCGTTAATTCCTTGTTGAGTGATTTTCTCTCTTATGACACCAACAATCCtattgaaaaattcagattttagcCTTTCTAGTACACTAGAACTCGCTTCCTCAAACAGCATCTTCAGTACAGAAACTGCGTTAGATTTAAGTGTAACATGATTATCGATGTTGAACCCTAAAATCCATGTCAAAGATTCGATGATTAGATGGTTTTCGATGAGAAAAACCTTGGATTCCCTAGAAGGAATTCGAATCAACCGAAGAATACTAAGCGCTTCTTGTAGGCCATCAATTATCCGGCCTTGCTTGAAACGTGTTATTATAAACTGCAACAAGGTTTTAGGCACCCCAGCTTCCGCCATGTGCTTCCTATTCCTTTCGCTCCCAACAGCGAGCAGTTCCAACTCTCTAATAGTTTTCATTTGCAGCTGAGGATGGGAAAGATGTTTAACAAGCTTAAGGAAATAAAACTTGTCGAGACAAGGTTTAGGAGTAGGAATCCTGTCAACACCGCTGGAAGCATTCTCAACACACCAAGCCTGAATTAATCTGCGCAAAGTGTGATTAGGGGTTAAATCAGAATCTTCAGACAATGGTTGTTTAGTGACAGGACAGATTGTGTTCTTGCTGGTGAATAGCCAATGCTCGATGCTCTCGCGATCATATGTGATTCCAGTAATGGCTGTTACAGGGTCTTTCATGATTTGGAGAGATATTGGGCAGACAAAATACTGAGGAACATCAATATCTTCCAtgttaagaagaagaagaagaagaagaagaagaagaagaagaagaagaagttaatGATCAAATCTGGGAAGTAAAGAGTTTTTGTTCAGAGGATATTGGTAAGAGAATGCGGCTaatttattgaaaaattattcagagagagagagagagagagtggggaatggtcttcttgGCTTGGTGGTCATATATTCTAACGTAGGATCTCTTACCATTGATATAACATTCCAAAGGGAAACGTTAGTGGTCAAAGAAGAAATTGAGATATAGACAATTAATGGACATTTATTAAAAGCACACGTAAGATCCAATCCAATTACTGAATTTTAGTAATTGTGGGTATTAATTATGCATTTGAACAAACTTAATTTACCTAACCAATAAGGAAAATATACTCCGCATCAAATCATTATTTGTTTAGGAATTttgcttatttaaatttaattaattataaatttaagatacaAAATATACGATGAAATTTAACTATTAACTATATGATTTCACAGATTTGTATCCTAAATTTAATTAGGTAAGAATTTCTCATTATTATTCAGACCATTCGTCTTTAGATTTTTTAGTTTATTCCCTTCAACTTTATTTTGGAGTACTATTTATTTTGGTAAAAGGAGAAATCTTTTTCCTTAATATATAGCAATGAGATCAAATCTTCTATCTCATATATTATAGATATTTAACTAAAGCAATCAACTTTAATACAACTTTTGAATTATGAAATCtcatatttaatacaattgaatttgtaaatataaaaatttaaataaataatttctaaataaatttcttatttatttaataattaaatattctaacactttaataaataaataaattataaattaataggaaataaaaattttgaggaatttaattgattaaaaaaaatttgttaTACATATTTAAAACTTTCTATAAGTGATTGGGGGCCAAAACTCTTTATTATTCCTTCATCATTCATTTTTCTActcctattttattttttgaaagtgTTTGGGGTCAATGCTCCTCCCTCTTGTCTCTCCCTCCACCGCTGGATTAATacatgaaataattaataaactaATCTCAAGGTgacaaatgaagaaaaaaaaattaaaatttcaagaaaaaaaaactgttttaaaaagatataaataaaattaaattttgagagaaTCATTGCTAATtacttattattataattttttataagcaAATAATAAATACTTATCATTATAAGTGTTTCATGTTATTGACTTTACATGAAATAATCATCATTGTCGGatataatttttcatatttaaattatttttaagaccataatctcttgaattcaattaaattattatttaaatagaaGATCCGAATAGAATTGGAATATTAATCATTACACACATGCCAAATTTTACTTGTAGCATTCTCTTGtgcccttttatatatatatatatgaattgaaATTGGGAGAATGTATAGTAACCTAGAAATCATGGATTTGAATCATGACCTGTCATTTATCAGATGAGTATTTGTGAACAAAGCCAACTACCCATTTCTCTGTAACTTTGCAGTGGCTTAGTTAAGTTGTTATTGGCGTAGATGAATATCATTGTTAACCAAAATCATTTATCAGATGAGTATATGTGAACAAAGCCAACTACCCATTTCTCTGTAACTTTGCAGTGGCTTAGTTAAGTTATTATTGGCATAGATGAATATCATTGTTAACCAAAAGGCCACGCAATTAAAAAGGTAATGAAGACAAGAAAAGAGTTCCAGTTATAAATCCACAAAACTGTTGTAGAGGTGCATACATATCATCATTCAATCAATATTAATAAGGAAGTTAAGAAATGGATATATGTGAATCATGCCCTCAACATTTCCCAAAGAGACGCAATGGCCAATACTTGAGGCCATTATCCAGTCAATAAAGCTGAGTCAATTGGTGGGTTTACTTTAATTTTTCTGACAATGATTGGGATTTTCCTTTTCAAGCTTGCCTTGTAAGGAGAGACGCAGAGACGACTCATAGCCTCAGGATCTCGCCCTTAATTGGTTCATTCTCCaaatcaaataattttccaaggaatcaaaataaatatatattttgtgtattttatatatatatatacacactatATATCCTCTGATATTTAACATTTTAAATAACACACCCCTTGTGTTCAGACATTAacatttgaaatataaaatttataaatgactAACTCCGTCCAAAAATTAACTAAAGAGAATGAGATTTGTTTAAATCTTATATATAACTCAAACGTCTATTCCAAATCAACGAGGGACAACAATTATTGTTATTTTCTCTATCAATAAACGATACATTAGAGGTAGCTAATTAAGGATGGTAAattcaatataaaataataatgttTTTTGAGGAGAGAAAACTAAAAAATAAAGTTGTATATTTTGGAAATTAGAATCCCAATTTTGATAATAAAACCCaaagatattttaaaaattaaattattatttagttgtcAAGGTTTAACAAAATTAATGGTTTTATtcttgtatttttaaaattaaattaattctaatGCTTGATTCTGTAAACACACTAGTAACTACATTTATTTCGTATATATATCTTTTTCCTTTAATTAAAGcagttaaatatttaaaatattaataaatcttccattaataaaaaaattttaaaaaatatttttcaaaaaaattcaaaatttttttcataaataaaatttcacataaaaaatgattttctcaaggaaaaacttaaataattaaaaaggtaTTTAACCCTCTTCAAAATGTGTATTTCAATTGTGAAATTATAtatactaataaaaattaaaattcttgaAAAAAATTCctacaaaataattttttccaaatcaaattttcttgaacataatttttaaaatatttttctttaaaaatttattttcttgaaaattatttatttaaaaaaattctgggaaaataattttttttagaaaaagtaAAGTTTGATTGATTAATTTTGTCAGTCCTCAAAAATtaagtaataatttatttttattttaattaagtgtaataatattttttatatataatttaacagaaaaatgtattttttaaaaataaagtgactactaattttaataattaatgagCATTAAAATACAACAATTAATTCgttaatttgaataaaaataataaaataaacactGATAAGTTACACGTAGTCCATTCTCCATTCACGGGACGCGGATTGGGCAAAgtcaagtcaaattttcaacaTTTGCTAGCACCAAAGTCAACCCATTTAAATAAGCcaacccatctctctctctctctctctctctctctctcgaagcctttgttttttaatttatttttatattattttaaaaacatGAAAATATAATTGGTTTGAGTTTTAATATTATAGTTTTTAGATGTTTCTGAAATTAAGTGATGCATTTACTAAATTAaatctaaaatattttttaattattttttaaaataaattattaaattttgactGCCACCTAACTAGCTAGATATTaaaatatagtaaaatatttaattattgtagttgttacaatttataaaattttattctctctctccaaatcgtaaaataaaaaaaaattaagactaTTTATTTCGTAAAAAATTACTTACATATGTAAAAtgttttatataaataatattttatataaaaatattttttgttatttagttgtaatattaaactaataaaatatatttatatcatttatactttaacatttcaataaaattattaaagtttagaaaatgaaaaatgatttttaaagagtgaaaattatttttcttgaaaatgacTTATTTTTTATTGACTCATTTTTTTAGTATCCCAAACAatagaaaatgtgaaaaattatttacataaatatattttttatgaaataaatagaATCTAAGAAAAAGGATAAAGAAATTTTTTTCAAGAATCGTGATTTAATTGTCATATTTCTCATCAAATCCTTTTTATTGACAGATTACAAAAGAATTgaattttttcatttattatattttcaaacatgagaattaacaataaaaaaattaaatgaattaaattctttcaaatttctaatttcttaacaggttatttattatatttctaaaaatgagaatgaaaaaaaaattaattaaattgaattctttcaaatttttaatttccaAACAGGTTAATTATAacttttttatgattaaaattaataattatttagaaaaatatttatttttaaagaaaaaaaaattgaccatattattataaaataaatgaataatacataataaaaaaatttaaaaagtaaaataagttttaatttaaattatttttaatttattttttaattatgaaaattaaaaaaaaaataatgaaaaattattttttattattaataggtgaatgtgtttttattttttttttcttgattattttataaataaaatgaaaactaaaattttattaaaaaatgaaaactGTTTTCTACAAATCAACATACCCTCAACTTCCTCTATACAAAACTGTTTTCTACAAATCAACATACCCTCAACTTCCTCTATACTCCTTAACAATCAATAATGATTGTTATCATTcttaagaaagaaaaggaaaagaaaagataatTATTTGGTTTCCTAAGCTCGAATCCTGTGAAACAAACGAGGTGTAATAGTAATtggtttatatataaaataagttaATATATACTATtggatttttaatataaaattaatttaaataaattttgatattattatatataaattaacatCAGAACCTGGAGAGTGAACTGGTTTCATACAAGGGAGGGATAAAAAGAAAGTTGAATTGTATTTTTCTCGGAAACCAAACAGGCGTGAAACATGAAATGGCTGAATTTGCAGTAGGATGGGATCCCATCGGACACGGACAGGACATTAATTAAAAGTTGCAAAAATAGATTGCTCGCTACTAACTTTAGTGTTAATTTCTTTGGCCAAAAAGGTCGGCTTTTACTTTGAATTTCGATGCTTCTAAAGTCCACCAATTTTGTTTGCTTCTTGGTCGTCTCTCTTCACTCTACTCCCTTTCAACACTCCCTTTGaagagaatttaaaaaaaaatataataataataatataccaAAATTTACTAGTCTTGTTCTTACACGATTccgaattaaatatatattttatataataaactcGAATTTTACTTTTCATTTATAGGGTTGATAAATTCATGGCATTCTAATAAAAATTTGATTAACTTAATGAGATGACCTTATTGTATCTTGATTTGATGAATTGGCAATCTAAGTCTCATATCAGGAGTAAATGAAAATGAAAGGATAAATACAAGTAGCTAGATTGTACTATTAAATTAAATAGTTATTTCAATGTATAAAATaatctaatcacttatataagacagattaaaataaattaatatgtaatttGCCTAATACTTTttccaaatttaaaatttaacatgACTTTCCACGCTAGTATGATAACTAGATATTGTCTTTATTTAGGAGTGTAATTGGAGTTGGCGATATGTTATTCAATGATTCGTCTTATTGTGTGCCATCTTGAACTCAGTAGTAGGTCTCTTCTTGTAGAGTTAGATTAAATTGAGAACGTCAATTAATGGCCCTGGACCTCGATCCTAAGAGGATTATGACCGTTATACTTAAAGAGTTCTAATTTTTtgccaataattaaaaaaaaaaattcaatttagctAAAAGGTTAAGTTTGTAGACGAGGCATCCAATAATAGTTTTATATTTGTAATACGTGTACACGTGAATGTCTACTATGTTTAAAGTATGAACAAGTATAAACCTATCTTGCTTTGTgttgaaatatttaattaataaatgtggTTATCAGAATTCTCAGACTCTTAACATTTTATTTTGAGAGCATCTAATACTAGCTTTTAAGTTGAGTAATTTCTTCACATCAACCTATAAATGCAACAgtcttaattaactaattaacatTTAGAGCACCTAATAATGTTATAAAACTGTAATGATAATGAAGTAATGgatgaaaattaaatatgaagGAAGATTATTACTAGAAAAGATACAGAAAACTACGTACCATAGCAACCCACAGTTTAATAAAGCAAAATTAATGATAGAACTTTCTTTGCTTACAAAATCAAATTTTTTTGCTTTGTCAATATAGATGGTTGAATAATATTGtagaattttataataattaaagtttaattaataTTCTTTTCGGAGGAAGATAATTAAATGGGGAGTAGTTAAATTATGATAACTACAGTCTGCACATAAGAATGAGGGAATCACCTGTTCATCGTTCCAATTTTTGAACATTCAATGGTTTGACTTAACAAATGAGActtgaaaagtttttaaaattataactaaggaaaaaaattttaaatgattaattaattcTAATAATTTCATGGAGTGAAATTTTAACatgattatattttcttttaaagaa
It encodes:
- the LOC110642621 gene encoding E3 ubiquitin-protein ligase PUB24-like encodes the protein MEDIDVPQYFVCPISLQIMKDPVTAITGITYDRESIEHWLFTSKNTICPVTKQPLSEDSDLTPNHTLRRLIQAWCVENASSGVDRIPTPKPCLDKFYFLKLVKHLSHPQLQMKTIRELELLAVGSERNRKHMAEAGVPKTLLQFIITRFKQGRIIDGLQEALSILRLIRIPSRESKVFLIENHLIIESLTWILGFNIDNHVTLKSNAVSVLKMLFEEASSSVLERLKSEFFNRIVGVIREKITQQGINAALKVLLDACPWGRNRVMIVESGAVFELIELEWRSPEKKTTEMIFGILFHLCSCADGRAQFLRHRGGIAVVAKRILNVSPAADDRAVLILALISKFSGTSMVLQEMLNVKAVSKLFMIIQADCSPYLKEKAREILRSHSEQWKNSPCFDNAYTLLSR